From Pagrus major chromosome 9, Pma_NU_1.0, the proteins below share one genomic window:
- the map3k20a gene encoding mitogen-activated protein kinase kinase kinase 20 — protein sequence MLSPSASFVQIKFDDIHFYENCGGGSFGSVYRARWISQDKEVAVKKLLKIKNEAEILSVLSHRNIIQFYGAIVEAPNYGIVTEYASGGSLYDYLSSDESEEMDIGQIMTWAVEIARGMHYLHSEAPVKVIHRDLKSRNVVLTADKVLKICDFGASKFLTHTTHMSLVGTFPWMAPEVIQSLPVSETCDTFSYGVVLWEMITREIPFKGLEGLQVAWLVVEKNERLTIPSGCPASFAELLRNCWSTEPKERPQFKQILSTLESMSNDSQLPQQCNSFLHNKAEWRCEIEATLERLKKLERDLSTKEQELKERERRLKMWERKLIEQSNTPLLPTLDIYTWTEEHVYFWMQQIFGAGEGTCGMQLYADLFKENHITGKRLLLLTENDMRDMGVKSKGHVMHLKAGIEKLTNDYLGHVHFPPLLKDELEKEVERCKTVNLELVFGYHWKPGTGNSDCKWKMYIELDGDDVAVTYIKDVVFNTNRQDLEVLRMTKPPFVMDKWIVGIQQNQRVDYTVNYENDVKSPRSTRHSCPVTWSLSGGQDEIKTVELVIETTPSDINWNPRDKCDYDIDPTWMYNVRQRQMMTQKSLHSTAAFTSSDARTLPQFLSAHESQEFSYAAAVRRSPNRSHVSSWIDSRSSSPTTSLSAKLSPLHLGSKGSSPSSTTSESASERDRERPLSAGAVLDHRRNNYFGNTLTVGGRQGREHAWTNTRGNYIHNKSSKTWRQPGRPRSNSYSVTPQNRPPMIPGILSVTENPSEEKEGAKASDGGWIKVERQKRLPRQDNKQVRGRQRRGGRGGRGAAGRT from the exons ATGTTGTCTCCAAGCGCCTCCTTCGTGCAAATCAAGTTTGATGACATCCACTTCTACGAGAACTGCGGCGGCGGCAGCTTCGGAAGTGTGTACCGAGCCAGGTGGATCTCCCAGGACAAAGAGGTGGCAGTGAAAAAGCTGCTCAAGATTAAAAACGAG GCTGAAATCCTTAGTGTCCTCAGCCACCGAAACATCATCCAGTTTTATGGTGCGATTGTTGAGGCTCCCAACTATGGAATCGTCACTG AGTATGCCAGCGGTGGATCGTTGTATGATTACCTGTCCAGTGATGAGAGTGAGGAAATGGACATTGGACAGATCATGACGTGGGCTGTAGAGATCGCCAGAG GAATGCACTATTTACACTCAGAGGCCCCCGTCAAGGTGATCCACAGAGACTTAAAGTCCAGGAATG ttgttttgacAGCAGACAAGGTTCTCAAG ATCTGTGATTTTGGAGCATCCAAGTTCCTGacccacacaacacacatgtCCTTGGTGGGCACGTTTCCGTGGATGGCTCCGGAGGTGATCCAGAGCCTGCCTGTGTCTGAGACTTGTGACACTTTCTCCTATGGTGTG GTGCTTTGGGAAATGATCACCCGAGAGATACCCTTCAAAGGCCTGGAAGGTTTACAAGTGGCCTGGCTCGTGGTGGAGAAAAATGAG aggtTAACCATCCCTAGTGGCTGTCCTGCCAGTTTTGCTGAGCTCTTGAGGAACTGCTGGTCAACAGAGCCAAAA GAAAGGCCACAGTTCAAGCAGATTCTCTCAACTTTGGAGTCCATGTCGAACGACAGCCAACTTCCTCAACAGTGCAACTCTTTCCTTCACAACAAGGCTGAATGGAG GTGTGAGATTGAAGCCACACTTGAGAGACTTAAGAAGCTGGAGAGAGATCTGAGCACCAAGGAACAGGAGCTTAAGGAGCGCGAGCGGCGTCTAAAGATGTGGGAGCGCAAACTCATCGAACAGTCCAACACCCCG tTGCTGCCCACCCTTGACATCTATACGTGGACAGAGGAGCATGTG TATTTCTGGATGCAGCAGATATTTGGCGCAG GGGAGGGGACATGTGGCATGCAGCTGTATGCTGActtgtttaaagaaaatcacatcacaGGAAAGAGGTTGCTGTTGCTCACAGAAAACGACATGCGGGACATGGGGGTCAAATCCAAAGGTCACGTCATGCACCTGAAG GCTGGGATTGAAAAGCTAACAAATGATTACCTCGGGCACGTCCACTTCCCACCTCTGTTGAAG GATGAGCTGGAAAAGGAGGTAGAGAGGTGTAAAACTGTTAATTTGGAGCTGGTGTTTGGGTACCATTGGAAACCAGGAACTGGGAACTCC gactgcaaatggaaaatgtacattgAGCTAGATGGAGATGACGTAGCGGTAACCTACATCAAAGACGTCGTCTTCAACACCAACCGTCAGGATTTGGAAGTGCTGCGTATGACAAAG CCTCCTTTTGTGATGGACAAATGGATCGTTgggatacagcagaaccagcgAGTGGACTACACGGTCAATTATGAA AATGATGTCAAATCACCAAGGTCGACCAGACACAGTTGTCCAGTGACGTGGAGTCTCAGTGGCGGACAAGATGAGATCAAGACTGTGGAGTTAGTCATCGAAACAACACCAAGCGACATCAACTGGAACCCCAGAGACAAGTGTGACTATG ATATTGATCCCACGTGGATGTACAACGTAAGACAGAGGCAGATGATGACCCAGAAATCCCTTCATTCGACTGCTGCCTTCACCAGCTCTGATGCCCGCACTCTGCCTCAGTTCCTGTCTGCACATGAAAGCCAGGAGTTTTCTTATGCTGCAGCTGTGCGTCGCTCTCCAAACCGCAGCCATGTATCTTCTTGGATCGACTCGCGCAGCTCCTCGCCAACTACCAGCCTGTCGGCCAAACTCTCCCCTCTCCATCTTGGGTCAAAGGGCAGCAGCCCTTCTAGCACTACGTCAGAGAGCGCCTCAGAGAGGGATAGAGAGCGCCCACTCAGTGCCGGAGCAGTGCTCGACCACCGCAGGAACAACTACTTTGGCAACACATTAACTGTGGGAGGTAGGCAGGGTAGGGAGCATGCATGGACCAATACTAGAGGTAACTATATTcataataaaagcagcaaaacctgGAGACAGCCAGGGAGGCCACGGTCCAACAGTTACAGTGTCACACCACAGAACCGCCCCCCTATGATACCAGGTATATTGTCTGTGACAGAAAACCCCAGTGAGGAAAAAGAGGGGGCCAAAGCCAGCGATGGAGGGTGGATCAAAGTGGAGCGACAGAAGAGATTACCACGTCAGGACAATAAACAAGTCAGAGGTCGACAGAGGAGAGGGGGCAGGGGAGGGCGCGGGGCTGCTGGAAGAACTTAA
- the cdca7a gene encoding cell division cycle-associated protein 7a — translation MPATRSMKLAAQPPSTRMSLRSFRSSPLVPMETSSSSSDDSCDSFGSDGGFANTRSSLRLRRTMAEKPKVFEATSEEDTCSGFEENVINSQMQAMKMDSPRRGRRSNGLKVAMTFPTKKTGKKRPASEPLAQTKVEDSDAEEEENFMDKRALNIKENKAMLAKLMAELNKVPGLLPRQRARSASTTPRQTSWRPMGTPRALRRNPERSSRPHTRSRTLVDGPPSPPPEEDPEDKFSLVRKSRYYEEYDEPPRRRSFNGTKALPHVVRPVDEITECELENICTNVREKVYNSSTGSTCHQCRQKTIDTKTSCRNPECVGVRGQFCGPCLRNRYGEEVRDALLNPEWQCPPCRGICNCSFCRARDGRCATGVLVYLAKFHGYDNVHAYLKSLKKELEENSG, via the exons atgccGGCCACACGCTCAATG AAACTGGCAGCCCAGCCTCCATCCACCAGGATGAGTTTGAGGAGCTTCCGCAGCTCCCCGCTAGTTCCCATGGagacctcctcttcctcttctgatgACAGCTGCGATAGCTTTGGCTCTGATGGAGGCTTTGCAAATACG AGGAGCAGCTTGAGATTGAGAAGGACGATGGCAGAGAAACCAAAGGTGTTTGAGGCTACGTCAGAGGAGGATACGTGCAGCGGGTTTGAGGAGAACGTGATCAACAGTCAGATGCAAGCCATG AAAATGGACTCTCCGAGACGAGGCCGCAGGTCCAACGGCCTCAAGGTTGCCATGACCTTCCCCACCAAGAAGACGGGCAAGAAAAGACCTGCGTCGGAACCTCTCGCTCAGACTAAAGTAGAGGACTCCGAcgctgaggaagaggagaactTCATGGACAAGAGAGCCCTGAATATCAAGGAGAACAAAGCAATG CTTGCAAAGCTCATGGCAGAGCTGAACAAAGTACCTGGACTCTTGCCAAGACAGAGGGCAAGGTCGGCATCCACCACG CCTCGGCAGACATCTTGGCGCCCCATGGGAACTCCAAGAGCTCTTAGAAGAAACCCGGAGCGTTCGTCCCGTCCCCATACACGGTCCCGCACACTGGTGGACGGACCCCCCAGCCCACCTCCAGAGGAGGATCCCGAGGACAAGTTCAGCCTGGTTCGCAAAAGCCGCTACTATGAGGAATATGATGAGCCA CCCCGTCGTCGTTCCTTCAACGGTACCAAGGCCCTCCCTCATGTAGTGCGGCCTGTGGATGAAATCACAGAATGCGAGCTGGAGAACATCTGCACCAACGTGCGGGAGAAAGTGTACAACAGCTCAACC GGATCCACTTGCCACCAGTGCCGCCAGAAAACCATCGACACCAAAACCAGCTGCCGCAACCCAGAGTGTGTCGGGGTGAGGGGTCAGTTCTGCGGCCCCTGTCTCCGTAACCGCTATGGAGAGGAGGTCAGAGATGCCCTGCTGAATCCG GAGTGGCAGTGTCCGCCATGCAGAGGCATCTGTAACTGCAGCTTCTGTCGGGCCCGAGACGGTCGCTGCGCTACAGGAGTGTTGGTTTACCTGGCTAAATTTCATGGCTATGATAATGTGCACGCCTACCTGAAAAG CCTGAAAAAGGAGTTGGAAGAAAACTCAGGCTGA